The following is a genomic window from Candidatus Methylomirabilota bacterium.
CTGAACGATTGCCCAACATGCCCAAGCGGCAAAGGGCAAAGTCGTACTTGATCGGATCGGCCGCATCGAAACGCTTTAGGTTCTGGGTGATGTCGAGTGCCATGGCCAGGCCCGGACTCTTCAGCCGAGTGAGGCCGAGCTGCCTCGAGACTTGGGCCACATGGGTATCCAGGGGGATAATCAGCTTCGAGGGTGTGAGGTCGGGCCAGAGGCCGAAGTCGATGTGGTCGCGCCGGACCATCCAGCGGAGGAAAAGGTGCAGGCGTTTGCACGCCCCTCCGCGCCTCGGGTTTGGGAGGAGATAATGCATCCCTTTCGAGAGATGGCCTCTGCGATAGACCGGTTGCGGGTCCAACTCGAGAAGCTGGTCAACCAGGGTGGTCAATGCTGCTCGGGTGTCTTCATGTCGATCGCTGTACCCGGTAAGGGTAAGGGCGCGGAGAGATCCATGCCGCTCCAGCGCCTGTCGGAGGAACCAGAGGAGGCAGATAACGTCCCT
Proteins encoded in this region:
- a CDS encoding TIGR02757 family protein → MRVRLSGPPLRLKSYLDSLYHTYDLSYLSTSALKFPRRYHRPEDIEVVAFIASCFAYGRVEGFTPPIDALLHVLGPQPYQFLLQFNPKHDGERFRGFLYRFNTGRDVICLLWFLRQALERHGSLRALTLTGYSDRHEDTRAALTTLVDQLLELDPQPVYRRGHLSKGMHYLLPNPRRGGACKRLHLFLRWMVRRDHIDFGLWPDLTPSKLIIPLDTHVAQVSRQLGLTRLKSPGLAMALDITQNLKRFDAADPIKYDFALCRLGMLGNRSELRVHGSG